A single region of the Bacillus cereus genome encodes:
- a CDS encoding putative DNA-binding protein, producing MLEKTTRMNYLFDFYQSLLTQKQRSYMSLYYLDDLSLGEIAEEFDVSRQAVYDNIKRTEAMLEEYEDKLVLLQKFQERQRLVAKLKQLISEEEHVNEEMKQVVEAIEKLD from the coding sequence ATGCTCGAAAAAACAACGAGAATGAACTATTTATTTGATTTTTATCAATCGTTGTTAACGCAAAAACAAAGAAGTTATATGTCGCTTTATTATCTAGATGATTTATCTCTTGGTGAAATTGCGGAAGAATTTGATGTAAGCCGCCAAGCCGTGTATGATAACATTAAACGGACTGAAGCGATGCTTGAAGAATATGAAGATAAATTAGTATTACTTCAAAAGTTTCAAGAGCGACAGCGACTTGTTGCAAAGCTAAAACAGCTAATCAGCGAAGAAGAGCATGTGAATGAAGAAATGAAACAAGTTGTTGAAGCTATCGAAAAATTAGATTAG